Proteins co-encoded in one Arachis hypogaea cultivar Tifrunner chromosome 11, arahy.Tifrunner.gnm2.J5K5, whole genome shotgun sequence genomic window:
- the LOC112722094 gene encoding NAD-dependent malic enzyme 2, mitochondrial-like, whose protein sequence is MKESVSTKPAIFAMSSPTMNAECTAIDAFKHAGGDIVFGSGSPFENIDLSNEKVGHVNHANNMYLFLRIGLGSLLSGARLITNGMLQAAAECLALYMLEEDIAKRILYPSIDR, encoded by the exons ATGAAAGAATCTGTTTCAACAAAACCTGCCATCTTTGCCATGTCTAGCCCTACCATGAATG CTGAGTGCACTGCTATTGATGCTTTTAAGCATGCCGGAGGAGATATCGTATTTGGAAGTGGAAGCCCTTTCGAAAATATAGATCTTA GTAATGAAAAAGTAGGTCATGTAAATCATGCCAACAACATGTATCTGTTCCTAAG AATCGGTTTAGGATCACTTTTGTCAGGTGCTCGGCTAATAACAAATGGAATGTTGCAGGCTGCTGCTGAATG CCTTGCTTTATACATGTTAGAGGAAGATATCGCAAAAAGAATCTTGTATCCATCCATTGATAGGTAA